In Streptomyces hawaiiensis, one genomic interval encodes:
- a CDS encoding spore-associated protein, with amino-acid sequence MRFTRSVLAASAVAALSVGTMTALASPASAAPNTTPQKVCGSGYKTVNSASVGSLGTVYLTYNASNGQNCVATIRNNPGKAVNMSAWIYVPDTEESHYDEGLFSSYAGPTYVYGKGHCVDWGGSIANTYVQVYGSNCGSLKEHRVTFTR; translated from the coding sequence ATGCGATTCACCCGTTCCGTCCTGGCCGCGTCCGCCGTGGCGGCACTGTCCGTGGGGACCATGACCGCCCTGGCGTCACCGGCTTCGGCCGCGCCCAACACCACCCCGCAGAAGGTCTGCGGGAGTGGGTACAAGACGGTCAACTCGGCGTCCGTCGGCTCGCTGGGGACCGTCTACCTGACCTACAACGCCTCCAACGGCCAGAACTGCGTCGCGACCATCCGCAACAACCCGGGCAAGGCCGTGAACATGTCCGCCTGGATCTACGTCCCGGACACCGAGGAGAGCCACTACGACGAGGGCCTGTTCTCGTCGTACGCCGGACCGACGTACGTCTACGGCAAGGGCCACTGCGTGGACTGGGGCGGCAGCATCGCCAACACGTACGTGCAGGTGTACGGCTCCAACTGCGGTTCTCTGAAGGAGCACCGGGTCACCTTCACTCGCTGA
- a CDS encoding SCO2400 family protein gives MDYCSSCRRHLNGALVCPGCGAYAPDIDPSAIGGRTGPAPALAMASGGPAAWEYPAATGTWHEETVWDETPARPQQSPGSGSSEGYDSPDTDTAEGYEARPEGRAARRRQMARWKKNQRRAVVATAVALVGGGLTVAAMNGNAKPGVQAATTPEDKTMGGAAGELPAYTEPTSSRHDTPRSSPATAPHTDRASRHQQPRAADPRTTPTDTRTDAATAPRELPLTTPPQRKTVQNTVDAVTGNAGSGSSGSTVTEPTTPPAAGTGSDAQQPAPPSTPPPAATTPPETPPSDSKSKELCLLVICLG, from the coding sequence ATGGACTACTGCTCCTCGTGCCGTCGGCACCTCAACGGCGCCTTGGTCTGCCCGGGGTGCGGTGCCTACGCCCCGGACATCGACCCGTCCGCCATCGGCGGCCGTACCGGCCCGGCCCCCGCGCTCGCCATGGCCTCCGGGGGACCGGCCGCCTGGGAGTACCCGGCCGCCACCGGCACCTGGCACGAGGAGACCGTGTGGGACGAGACCCCCGCGCGTCCGCAGCAGAGCCCCGGCTCCGGCTCGAGCGAAGGGTACGACTCCCCGGACACCGACACGGCCGAGGGCTATGAAGCCCGGCCGGAGGGACGGGCGGCCCGGCGGCGTCAGATGGCCCGCTGGAAGAAGAACCAGCGCCGGGCCGTGGTGGCGACGGCGGTCGCGCTCGTCGGGGGCGGTCTGACCGTCGCCGCGATGAACGGGAACGCGAAGCCCGGCGTGCAGGCGGCCACGACACCGGAGGACAAGACCATGGGAGGCGCGGCGGGGGAGCTGCCCGCCTACACCGAACCCACGTCGAGCCGGCACGACACCCCGCGCTCCTCGCCCGCCACCGCGCCGCACACCGACCGGGCCTCGCGCCACCAGCAGCCCCGGGCCGCCGACCCCCGCACCACGCCGACGGACACCCGCACCGACGCCGCCACCGCGCCTCGCGAGCTGCCGCTGACGACCCCGCCGCAGCGCAAGACCGTCCAGAACACCGTCGACGCGGTCACCGGCAACGCCGGTTCCGGTTCGTCCGGGTCGACGGTCACCGAGCCGACGACACCGCCGGCCGCAGGGACCGGCTCGGACGCGCAGCAGCCGGCACCCCCCTCGACACCCCCGCCCGCGGCGACCACCCCGCCCGAGACACCTCCCTCCGACTCCAAGTCGAAGGAACTCTGCCTGCTCGTCATCTGCCTCGGCTGA
- a CDS encoding serine/threonine protein kinase, whose amino-acid sequence METIIVQLPGTSPWGAGETGSPELIHLGPGDIADFGRGGTGVRIVLTDPGISRRAGQLEAAGDYWRLSNFSRSVSYVVENLEGAGEYLTVAPGRLGAPVPFEFSRVVLPALSGTATFKVFAPQHAYLGEHSVPGGGEQTVHPFALDPTSKYFLVLVALCEPRLRDPSDSALPGVGQIVERLRPLESCRDLTRSAVNYHIDYLAFAKLRLDLGEEATTTAEGGRTGAKRTRLASLALRFGLVREEHLGLLPPRGAGRLADPQEAGA is encoded by the coding sequence GTGGAAACGATCATCGTGCAGTTGCCCGGTACCAGCCCATGGGGTGCGGGTGAGACGGGCAGTCCCGAACTGATTCACCTGGGGCCGGGGGACATCGCGGACTTCGGACGCGGCGGAACGGGAGTGCGCATCGTGCTGACCGACCCCGGCATCTCCCGTCGGGCCGGGCAACTGGAAGCCGCGGGTGACTACTGGCGGCTGTCCAACTTCAGCCGCAGTGTGTCGTACGTGGTGGAGAACCTGGAGGGGGCAGGCGAGTACCTCACCGTCGCACCCGGGCGGCTCGGGGCGCCCGTGCCCTTCGAGTTCTCCCGGGTGGTGCTGCCCGCGCTGTCCGGTACCGCCACGTTCAAGGTGTTCGCACCCCAGCATGCCTACCTCGGTGAGCACTCCGTGCCGGGCGGTGGCGAACAGACCGTCCACCCCTTCGCCCTGGACCCGACGTCGAAGTACTTCCTCGTCCTGGTGGCCCTGTGCGAACCCCGCCTGCGCGACCCCTCCGACTCGGCACTGCCCGGCGTCGGCCAGATCGTGGAGCGGCTGCGGCCGCTGGAGTCCTGCCGGGACCTGACGCGGTCCGCGGTCAACTACCACATCGACTACCTCGCCTTCGCCAAACTGCGCCTGGACCTCGGCGAGGAGGCCACGACCACGGCCGAGGGCGGCCGCACCGGCGCCAAGCGCACCCGGCTCGCCTCCCTCGCCCTGCGCTTCGGCCTGGTCCGCGAGGAACACCTCGGCCTGCTGCCGCCCCGCGGCGCCGGCCGCCTCGCCGACCCGCAGGAGGCAGGCGCATGA
- a CDS encoding serine/threonine-protein kinase, with translation MTMPDDRDDEMEAPRPPGLPEGFRIEGWEVGAVIGSGGWGTVYEARTVADGTPVAVKVLPTGALGPGQRAALGELVAREVRFSAEADHPHLVRTHAVCTVEAPRLPALDGAIALVMDRAEASLKDVLDAAGTGGPIADAGRVLRGVAAGLAHMHDAGWVHGDLKPANVLLGPGGQVWLADFGLAAELDGTHAHLPPLGTLDHLPPEWWSQRTGTQGSVVRPTADIWAFGVLAHQVLTGGLHPFPGATARARSLAAQAYARGTAPLRLDAGLDEDMRRLIADCLAPDHAARLPHTADNVAARVEAATGGPHRRRRRLVPAAGAGLVVLTAAAVAGAALLGGGGGTQDDDRDRDTPAVTGTPSPPAGEIPENSDVPEALRPVIARAAHRCTDEEITPALLAALIKAESDFDAKASRPESEEYGIAMWTPSVFRAWAVDGDGDGDKDHMSPPDAIATMSLYVCWLDQRFKQAGLPKKDLPALVAAGYRTSDRAVIEERGVPERVRPHVDRVLRYLAEYEG, from the coding sequence ATGACGATGCCAGACGACCGGGACGACGAGATGGAAGCGCCCCGCCCGCCCGGCCTCCCGGAGGGCTTCCGTATCGAAGGCTGGGAAGTGGGCGCGGTCATCGGCTCCGGCGGCTGGGGGACCGTGTACGAGGCCCGTACGGTCGCCGACGGCACGCCCGTCGCGGTGAAGGTGCTCCCGACCGGTGCCCTGGGGCCCGGGCAGCGCGCGGCGCTCGGTGAACTCGTGGCGCGCGAGGTCCGCTTCAGCGCGGAGGCCGACCACCCGCACCTCGTCCGCACGCACGCCGTGTGTACGGTCGAGGCACCACGACTGCCCGCCCTGGACGGCGCGATCGCGCTGGTCATGGACCGGGCCGAGGCAAGCCTGAAGGACGTACTGGACGCCGCCGGGACGGGCGGACCGATCGCGGACGCCGGCCGCGTGCTGCGCGGGGTGGCCGCCGGACTCGCCCACATGCACGACGCCGGATGGGTGCACGGCGACCTCAAACCCGCCAACGTGCTGCTGGGCCCGGGCGGTCAGGTGTGGCTGGCGGACTTCGGCCTGGCCGCCGAACTCGACGGCACGCACGCCCACTTGCCGCCGCTCGGCACCCTCGACCACCTGCCGCCCGAGTGGTGGTCCCAGCGCACCGGCACCCAGGGCTCCGTCGTCCGGCCCACCGCCGACATCTGGGCCTTCGGCGTCCTCGCCCACCAGGTCCTCACCGGCGGGCTCCATCCCTTCCCGGGCGCGACGGCCCGGGCCCGCTCGCTCGCCGCCCAGGCCTACGCGCGCGGCACCGCGCCCCTGCGGCTCGACGCCGGCCTCGACGAGGACATGCGCCGGCTGATCGCCGACTGCCTGGCCCCGGACCACGCCGCCCGTCTCCCGCACACGGCCGACAACGTCGCCGCCCGGGTCGAGGCCGCCACCGGCGGTCCGCACCGCCGCCGAAGACGCCTGGTGCCCGCTGCCGGGGCCGGGCTCGTCGTCCTGACCGCCGCCGCGGTCGCCGGGGCGGCCCTGCTCGGCGGAGGCGGCGGCACCCAGGACGACGACCGAGACCGCGACACCCCCGCCGTCACCGGTACGCCCAGCCCGCCGGCCGGTGAGATCCCCGAGAACTCCGACGTACCCGAGGCGCTGCGCCCCGTCATCGCCCGTGCGGCCCACCGCTGCACCGACGAGGAGATCACGCCCGCCCTGCTCGCCGCGCTGATCAAAGCGGAGAGCGACTTCGACGCGAAGGCCTCCCGCCCGGAGAGCGAGGAGTACGGCATCGCCATGTGGACGCCGTCGGTGTTCCGGGCCTGGGCCGTCGACGGGGACGGCGACGGCGACAAGGACCACATGTCGCCACCGGACGCGATCGCCACCATGAGCCTGTACGTGTGCTGGCTCGACCAGCGCTTCAAGCAGGCCGGGCTGCCGAAGAAGGACCTTCCCGCGCTCGTCGCGGCCGGCTACCGCACCAGTGACCGCGCGGTCATCGAGGAGCGCGGCGTACCGGAGCGGGTACGGCCGCACGTGGACAGGGTGCTGCGCTACCTCGCCGAGTACGAGGGCTGA
- a CDS encoding VOC family protein produces the protein MSVEFNHTIVLSRDREKSAHFLAEILGLEVGAPAGLFLPVTTANGVTLDFLTIDADIPMQHYAFLVSEDEFDEALARLVKARIPIQADPHGNHPGRINRNDGGRGVYFLDPAGHGLEILTRPYGTDPDSELNGVTEDVPGAV, from the coding sequence GTGTCAGTCGAGTTCAATCACACCATCGTCCTGTCCCGGGACCGGGAGAAGTCCGCTCACTTCCTCGCGGAGATCCTGGGACTGGAGGTCGGGGCACCGGCCGGGCTGTTCCTGCCGGTGACGACCGCCAACGGCGTCACGCTGGACTTCCTCACCATCGACGCCGACATCCCCATGCAGCACTACGCGTTCCTCGTCTCCGAGGACGAGTTCGACGAGGCCCTCGCCCGCCTCGTCAAGGCCCGCATCCCCATCCAGGCCGACCCGCACGGCAACCACCCGGGCCGTATCAACCGCAATGACGGCGGCCGGGGCGTCTACTTCCTCGACCCGGCGGGCCACGGCCTGGAGATCCTCACCCGCCCGTACGGCACGGACCCGGACTCCGAGTTGAACGGGGTCACCGAGGACGTGCCCGGGGCGGTCTGA
- a CDS encoding MFS transporter — MAGRRSLGRRFRWLWSAYAVSTAGTWLAFDAFALIAVLALDAGPTQVSLLAAVGPAVGAAVSVPLGPWVEVRRKRPVMMATDLVRCAVLLSIPAAFALGRLSFGQLMLVSVAVAAADITFNAAAGAFLKDLLPRQDLLVANGRFEATTWTASMVGPPLGGAAIGLFGPVATVVADAVSYLLSAFGIRAIGDAEKHRPRPEPTVTRAGDLLEGWRHILADPQLRPLFLNTLLVNSLIMAASPPLLILMVDDLHFAPWQYALAFAVPCTGGLLGSRLAPRLVARHGRHRVLLAAGALRVCWPIGLAFTGPGTPGLALVMLVEFGLITCCAVYNPVLATHRLDRTPTGRVTRTLSAWSATSKVTTATMTALWGVLAARTGPRTAIALAGVLLLATPLLLPRRGHAPGAGPERAPVAVESDGG; from the coding sequence ATGGCGGGCAGACGGTCGCTGGGGCGGCGGTTTCGGTGGCTGTGGAGCGCGTACGCGGTCAGCACGGCGGGCACATGGCTCGCGTTCGACGCGTTCGCCCTGATCGCGGTCCTGGCACTGGACGCCGGACCGACGCAGGTGTCGCTGCTGGCCGCGGTGGGACCGGCGGTCGGCGCGGCGGTGTCGGTACCCCTCGGGCCGTGGGTGGAGGTCCGCCGCAAACGGCCGGTGATGATGGCGACGGACCTGGTCCGGTGCGCGGTGCTGCTGAGCATCCCCGCGGCCTTCGCCCTGGGCCGGCTGAGCTTCGGCCAGTTGATGCTGGTGTCGGTGGCCGTCGCGGCGGCCGACATCACCTTCAACGCGGCGGCCGGGGCGTTCCTGAAGGACCTGCTGCCGCGGCAGGACCTGCTCGTGGCGAACGGACGGTTCGAGGCGACCACCTGGACCGCCAGCATGGTCGGCCCGCCGCTGGGCGGAGCCGCGATCGGCCTGTTCGGTCCCGTGGCGACGGTGGTGGCCGACGCGGTGAGCTATCTGCTCTCGGCGTTCGGCATCCGCGCGATCGGCGACGCCGAGAAGCACCGTCCGCGACCGGAACCCACGGTGACCCGGGCCGGGGATCTGCTGGAAGGCTGGCGCCACATCCTGGCCGATCCACAGCTGCGCCCGCTGTTCCTCAACACGCTCCTGGTCAACTCCCTGATCATGGCGGCGTCTCCGCCGCTGCTGATCCTGATGGTCGACGACCTGCACTTCGCACCCTGGCAGTACGCCCTCGCCTTCGCGGTGCCCTGCACCGGCGGCCTGCTCGGCTCCCGTCTGGCCCCGCGCCTCGTCGCGCGCCACGGCCGGCACCGGGTCCTGCTCGCGGCGGGGGCGCTCCGGGTCTGCTGGCCGATCGGCCTGGCCTTCACCGGCCCCGGCACGCCCGGCCTGGCCCTGGTCATGCTGGTCGAGTTCGGCCTGATCACCTGCTGCGCCGTCTACAACCCGGTCCTCGCCACGCACCGCCTCGACCGCACCCCCACGGGCCGGGTCACCCGCACCCTGTCCGCCTGGTCGGCCACCAGCAAGGTCACCACCGCGACGATGACCGCCCTGTGGGGCGTACTGGCCGCCCGGACCGGCCCCCGCACGGCCATCGCACTGGCCGGTGTCCTGCTCCTCGCCACGCCGCTGCTGCTTCCCCGCCGGGGTCACGCGCCGGGGGCCGGTCCTGAACGGGCCCCCGTGGCAGTGGAGTCGGACGGCGGCTGA
- a CDS encoding YbhB/YbcL family Raf kinase inhibitor-like protein gives MTGIELSSDAFNDHSFIARRHAYEGPNVSPPLAWSGVPDDAAELVLLCEDPDAPSGTFAHWVVVGIDPHSDGVEAGQSPPGGTELVNGYGQHGWGGPHPPPGDDAHHYFFRVYALSEPCVLPDAPRADQVHEEVEKRRIADGTLVGLYQR, from the coding sequence ATGACCGGCATCGAACTCAGCAGCGACGCGTTCAACGACCACTCCTTCATCGCGCGCCGGCACGCGTACGAGGGACCGAACGTCTCTCCCCCGCTGGCCTGGAGCGGTGTACCGGACGACGCGGCCGAACTGGTCCTGCTGTGCGAGGATCCCGACGCCCCGTCGGGCACCTTCGCGCACTGGGTCGTGGTCGGCATCGACCCGCACAGTGACGGCGTCGAGGCCGGGCAGAGCCCGCCGGGCGGCACGGAACTGGTCAACGGCTACGGGCAGCACGGCTGGGGCGGCCCCCATCCCCCGCCGGGTGACGACGCCCACCACTACTTCTTCCGGGTCTACGCCCTGTCCGAACCGTGTGTCCTGCCCGACGCGCCGCGTGCGGACCAGGTGCACGAGGAGGTCGAGAAGCGCCGCATCGCGGACGGAACGCTGGTGGGGCTCTACCAGCGCTGA
- a CDS encoding archease: protein MGGDTGDGGQGRQPGEFGHRAVPHPGDIRIEAWAACREHCLAEAVLAMVECFADVSGVRPTAVDRVRLPEASDDDLLAALLDEIIFRLEAYGQVPVDVEADELDGGLDVRLAVTGVADVEITGAVPTAVAWNRLRIGPDPYGWSCAVTVDA, encoded by the coding sequence ATGGGCGGCGACACGGGCGACGGCGGGCAAGGGCGGCAGCCGGGCGAGTTCGGGCACCGGGCGGTGCCGCATCCTGGCGATATCCGGATCGAGGCGTGGGCGGCGTGCCGGGAGCACTGTCTGGCGGAGGCCGTCCTGGCGATGGTGGAGTGTTTCGCGGACGTCTCCGGGGTGCGGCCCACGGCCGTGGACCGGGTGCGGCTGCCCGAGGCCAGCGACGACGACCTGCTCGCCGCGCTGCTGGACGAGATCATCTTCCGGCTGGAGGCGTACGGGCAGGTGCCCGTGGACGTGGAGGCGGACGAGCTCGACGGCGGCCTGGACGTACGGCTGGCGGTCACCGGTGTCGCGGACGTGGAGATCACGGGAGCGGTTCCGACGGCGGTGGCGTGGAACCGGCTGCGGATCGGGCCGGATCCGTACGGGTGGTCGTGTGCGGTGACGGTCGACGCCTGA
- a CDS encoding DJ-1/PfpI family protein, translating into MTTYGLLVFEDAEELDFVGPWEVFTVSARLRDSADTAVLVSEHPGPVRCNKGLRVLPDHCLDDHPPLDVLHVPGGRGARETQLHNPVVTDWIGKTAERAAWVHGVCTGTFLLHAAGPARGRRVATHWSHEDTLEARGDVTVVRDARYVVDGNLVTSQGVSAGIDSALWLVGRLHGREHARAVRRCIQYDPAPPYLADEPV; encoded by the coding sequence ATGACGACGTACGGCCTGCTGGTCTTCGAGGACGCCGAGGAGCTCGACTTCGTGGGGCCCTGGGAGGTGTTCACCGTCTCGGCCCGGCTCCGCGACAGCGCCGACACGGCCGTGCTCGTCTCCGAGCACCCCGGGCCGGTGCGCTGCAACAAGGGCCTGCGCGTCCTGCCCGACCACTGCCTCGACGACCATCCGCCGCTGGACGTGCTGCATGTGCCGGGCGGACGGGGCGCACGTGAGACTCAGCTGCACAACCCGGTGGTCACCGACTGGATCGGGAAGACGGCGGAGCGGGCCGCGTGGGTGCACGGCGTGTGCACCGGCACGTTTCTGCTGCATGCCGCCGGGCCCGCCCGGGGCCGCCGGGTGGCCACGCACTGGAGCCATGAGGACACCTTGGAGGCGCGGGGAGATGTGACGGTGGTCCGGGACGCCCGCTATGTGGTCGACGGCAACCTGGTCACCAGCCAGGGCGTCTCGGCCGGTATCGACAGCGCATTGTGGCTGGTCGGGCGGCTGCACGGCCGTGAGCACGCGCGGGCCGTACGGCGCTGCATCCAGTACGACCCGGCTCCGCCGTATCTCGCGGACGAGCCCGTCTGA
- a CDS encoding GlxA family transcriptional regulator: MTDRRIVFVVFDGFQPLDLTGPHEVFHSAGEYACEVVAARAGPVRSVSGLLVHAGHGVADLDPAGTDTLVVVGGRGVDRAREDEALVAWVAAAAAGARRVASVCSGVFLLAAAGLLDGRRVTTHWAREEQLAREHPEVRVDCDPIFVRDGRVWTSAGVTAGMDLALALVEDDLGRDIAHEVARRLVLFLRRPGGQSQFSVALWSRQPATDPVRAAVAAIHADPGARHDIAGLAAHAGLSTRHLQRRFTAELGAPPAAYVERVRVEAARRALTDGDEPVEAIARRCGFATAETLRRTFHRRLGVAPSDYRARFRSTAGPLTDSAEEG; this comes from the coding sequence GTGACCGATCGCCGTATCGTCTTCGTCGTCTTCGACGGCTTCCAGCCGCTCGATCTCACCGGACCGCACGAGGTGTTCCACAGCGCGGGCGAGTACGCCTGCGAGGTCGTGGCGGCCCGGGCGGGGCCGGTGCGGTCGGTGAGCGGGCTGCTCGTGCACGCCGGGCACGGCGTCGCGGACCTCGACCCGGCCGGGACGGACACCCTCGTGGTGGTCGGGGGCCGGGGCGTGGACCGGGCCCGGGAGGACGAGGCACTGGTCGCCTGGGTCGCCGCCGCGGCGGCCGGTGCCCGGCGGGTGGCCTCGGTGTGCAGCGGGGTGTTCCTGCTGGCCGCCGCGGGGCTGCTGGACGGGCGGCGGGTCACCACGCACTGGGCCCGGGAGGAGCAGCTGGCCCGGGAGCATCCCGAGGTGCGGGTGGACTGCGACCCGATCTTCGTCCGGGACGGGCGGGTGTGGACGTCGGCCGGAGTGACGGCCGGGATGGATCTGGCGCTCGCCCTGGTGGAGGACGATCTGGGCCGGGACATCGCGCACGAGGTGGCCCGAAGGCTGGTGCTGTTCCTCCGCCGTCCGGGCGGCCAGTCACAGTTCAGCGTGGCGCTGTGGTCGCGGCAGCCGGCGACGGACCCGGTGCGGGCCGCCGTCGCCGCGATCCACGCCGATCCGGGCGCCCGGCACGACATCGCCGGCCTCGCCGCGCACGCCGGGCTGAGCACGCGTCATCTGCAACGCCGCTTCACCGCCGAACTGGGCGCGCCGCCGGCCGCGTACGTCGAACGGGTGCGCGTCGAGGCGGCCCGGCGGGCGCTCACGGACGGGGACGAACCCGTCGAGGCCATCGCCCGCCGCTGCGGCTTCGCCACCGCCGAGACCCTGCGCCGCACGTTCCACCGCCGGCTCGGTGTCGCGCCGTCGGACTACCGCGCCCGGTTCCGCTCCACCGCAGGACCCCTGACAGATTCCGCAGAGGAAGGATGA
- a CDS encoding dienelactone hydrolase family protein has translation MISRTVTLPAGRAGLVGDLSVPPDARALVLFAHGSGSSRHSPRNREVAAGLRTAGLGTLLIDLLTEEEERQDALTAELRFDIPLLGRRLVAALDWLAREPDTSGLPVLLFGASTGAGAALVAAARRPDRVRAVVSRGGRPDLAGDALDAVRAPVLLIVGGRDAHVLRLNEEAARRLPVPTALHVVPGATHLFEEPGALDQVTEAARQWCDEQVQTAPGR, from the coding sequence ATGATCTCCCGGACCGTCACCCTGCCCGCCGGCCGCGCAGGCCTCGTCGGCGACCTGAGCGTGCCGCCCGACGCCCGCGCGCTCGTGCTGTTCGCGCACGGCAGCGGCAGCTCCCGGCACAGTCCCCGCAACCGCGAGGTCGCCGCCGGACTGCGCACCGCCGGGCTCGGCACCCTGCTGATCGACCTGCTCACCGAGGAGGAGGAACGGCAGGACGCTCTCACCGCCGAACTCCGCTTCGACATCCCCCTGTTGGGCCGCCGGCTGGTGGCCGCCCTCGACTGGCTGGCGCGGGAGCCGGACACCTCGGGCCTGCCCGTCCTCCTGTTCGGCGCCAGCACCGGCGCGGGCGCGGCCCTCGTCGCCGCCGCGCGACGCCCCGACCGGGTACGTGCGGTCGTCTCGCGCGGCGGACGGCCCGACTTGGCGGGCGACGCCCTGGACGCCGTACGGGCCCCGGTGCTGCTGATCGTGGGCGGCCGGGACGCGCACGTGCTGCGGCTCAACGAGGAGGCGGCCCGGCGCCTGCCCGTGCCGACCGCCCTCCATGTGGTGCCCGGCGCCACCCACCTGTTCGAGGAACCGGGCGCACTCGACCAGGTCACCGAGGCCGCCCGGCAGTGGTGCGACGAGCAGGTACAGACCGCCCCGGGCCGCTGA
- a CDS encoding phosphoribosyltransferase: MRFRDRRQAGEELAETLRIRQREGALPDPLVLALPRGGVAVAREVADALDAPLDVLVVRKIGAPHQEELGVGAMAGDEVPLLDEDALRHLGIGEAALAPVIERERAELRRRERLYRQGRPAPDPRGRTVIVVDDGLATGSTARAALRFVRRQAPEKVLLAAPVCSPEGAELMSAEADEVICLHRPAAFMAVGLWYENFDQLTDQDVLEALHVQL, encoded by the coding sequence ATGCGGTTCCGTGATCGCCGGCAGGCCGGTGAGGAACTGGCCGAAACACTGCGCATCCGGCAGCGCGAGGGCGCCCTGCCCGATCCCCTCGTCCTCGCCCTGCCCCGCGGCGGTGTCGCCGTGGCACGCGAGGTCGCCGACGCGCTGGACGCCCCGCTCGACGTGCTCGTCGTACGGAAGATCGGGGCTCCCCACCAGGAGGAGCTCGGGGTGGGCGCGATGGCCGGGGACGAGGTGCCGCTCCTCGACGAGGACGCCCTGCGCCACCTCGGTATCGGCGAGGCCGCCCTCGCCCCCGTCATCGAGCGGGAGCGCGCCGAACTACGCCGCCGGGAGCGGCTGTACCGGCAGGGCCGACCCGCCCCGGACCCGCGCGGACGGACCGTGATCGTCGTCGACGACGGCCTGGCGACCGGCTCCACGGCCCGCGCCGCGCTGCGCTTCGTACGCCGTCAGGCGCCCGAGAAGGTGCTGCTGGCCGCGCCCGTGTGCTCCCCGGAGGGGGCCGAGCTGATGAGCGCCGAGGCCGACGAGGTGATCTGCCTGCACCGGCCGGCCGCGTTCATGGCCGTGGGCCTGTGGTACGAGAACTTCGACCAGCTGACGGACCAGGACGTCCTGGAGGCGCTGCACGTGCAGCTGTGA
- a CDS encoding TerC family protein has protein sequence MNVSLSVWLLTVAALCVLVAVDFFVGRKPHEVSIREAGTWTVVWVVLAVLFGVGLWYFGGSGPTGEFFAGYITEKSLSVDNLFVFVLIMGKFAVPAQYQQRVLMVGVLVALVLRAVFIAAGAAIISTFSWVFYLFGAFLIWTAWKLVQDARKQDHEEEYQENKLLKMAEERFGVADRYHGTKLFITENGKRIMTPMLVVMLAIGSTDVLFALDSIPAIYGLTQDPYIVFTANAFALMGLRQLYFLIGGLLKKLVHLSYGLSIILGFIGVKLVLHALHESGVHVPEIGIPFSLGFIVLVLAVTTFTSLRASRKQEAEAADRPATESR, from the coding sequence GTGAACGTCTCGTTGTCCGTGTGGCTGCTGACGGTGGCAGCCCTGTGCGTGCTCGTCGCCGTCGACTTCTTCGTCGGCCGCAAGCCGCACGAGGTGTCCATCCGAGAAGCCGGGACGTGGACGGTGGTGTGGGTCGTCCTGGCCGTGCTGTTCGGCGTGGGGCTGTGGTACTTCGGTGGGAGCGGGCCCACCGGCGAGTTCTTCGCCGGGTACATCACCGAGAAGTCGCTCAGCGTCGACAACCTCTTCGTCTTCGTCCTGATCATGGGGAAGTTCGCGGTGCCCGCGCAGTACCAGCAGCGGGTGCTGATGGTCGGCGTCCTGGTGGCCCTGGTGCTGCGGGCCGTCTTCATCGCGGCCGGCGCGGCGATCATCTCCACCTTCTCCTGGGTGTTCTACCTCTTCGGCGCGTTCCTGATCTGGACCGCCTGGAAGCTGGTGCAGGACGCCCGCAAGCAGGACCACGAGGAGGAGTACCAGGAGAACAAGCTGCTGAAGATGGCGGAGGAGCGCTTCGGCGTGGCCGACCGCTATCACGGCACGAAGCTGTTCATCACCGAGAACGGCAAGCGGATCATGACCCCGATGCTGGTGGTGATGCTCGCGATCGGCTCCACCGACGTGCTGTTCGCCCTCGACTCCATCCCGGCCATCTACGGCCTGACGCAGGACCCGTACATCGTGTTCACCGCGAACGCCTTCGCCCTCATGGGCCTGCGCCAGTTGTACTTCCTCATCGGCGGCCTGCTGAAGAAGCTGGTCCACCTCTCCTACGGTCTGTCGATCATCCTGGGCTTCATCGGTGTGAAGCTGGTGCTGCACGCGCTGCACGAGTCGGGCGTCCACGTCCCCGAGATCGGTATCCCGTTCTCGCTGGGCTTCATCGTGCTGGTCCTGGCCGTGACGACGTTCACCAGCCTGCGCGCGTCGAGGAAGCAGGAGGCCGAGGCGGCGGACCGGCCGGCCACGGAGTCCCGCTAA